The segment TGACAAAGGATTTTACATTCGCCCAAATAGTGGCGAAATTAAATGGGCTTTTTGATGCGAAAGAGTTCGTCATCAGTCGTCGGTACAGATGCCTTCAAGTTTCCAAAAACCCGACGGAGGATCACGTTGCGTTTGCCTGCCGAATGAATAAATCCTGTGTCCAGTTCGAGCTAGGAAAACTCACCGAAGAAGAGTTTAAGTGCCTAATTTACGTCTGCGGACTCAAATCTGAAAATGACGCTGAACTACGAACGCGACTCCTCTCCAAAATCGAGGAAAAACATGACGTCACTCTAGAACAGTCGTCGGAGGAAAACCAGCGATTAGACAACCTTCGACACGATAACGCAATGATCGAGACTGCTTCCGATTCCAAAGAAGTCAATGCAGTGAAACGTCATTCCAAGAAACGAGAAAATCTCGCAACCCAAACCGTATCACTTGTATAGCAAAAACAAACCCAAATCGCCGTGTTGGTATTGTGGCTCGTTTTGTTACACTCATTATTGGACGTTTAAGAGTCATAAATGCTCCGATTATGGCAAAATCGGGCATCGGGAAGGATTCTGTGCAAGTGCGAAGTCGCGGAGATCATCAAAGAATCGAAAAAGTACACAGTATccagcaaaattataacagtgAATGTTTGTGGCGTCGAAACACACAGGTTCGTTCCAGTATCGTTCCCCGGAGGTGAGACGCAGTTACAGCTTTATACAGCCTCCGACATAACAGGGATCGATAAAAAGATTTGACGGACGATTGGAAGTCCAGCGTTAGTTACAGCAACAGTGAAAGCTTCGGGAAGTGTTTTGCCTCTTGTGGGTGAATTTTGTTGTGACATTACTATTGGAAATAAAACCCGCAATGCAGTGATACGTGTGACAGATAAACAATTGTAACTTCTCGGATCTGATTTAGTGGACAGTTTCGGACTATGGTCAGTGCCGATGGGTACATTTTGTCGTCAAGTATCCAGTTCCccagcagagatgccatattttttaaaaacatgtctggaactgctcgaaaaccgaaaaaatcgagcagttttccggctactcgaattttctggtttggaaataatctgcgaaaatctgcacacttttttaggaagtctgtgaaagtttaaagagcttccaacaaaaatctgcaccaaaacaataaaagtcataaaaactgcaaatatctgcaaatttataatgatctgcaagaccgttccaaaaatttggaatttgcagacaaatctgcaagtctggtatccctgttCCCCAGTATCTATTAATTCCCTGAAGAAAACATTTCCGAGCTGTTCAGTGAAAAGATTGGCCTGTGCCAAAAGACTAAAATAAACCTGGAACTGAAAGAACAGCGCAAACCAGTTTTCTGCCCGAAACGTCCTGTTGCGTATGCAATGCTAGACGCTGTGAATCAAGAGCTCGACGGTCTCGAGCAGTTGAATATCATTTCGCCGGTGGATTATTCGGAGTGGGCCGCTCCGATAGTGGTAGTACGCAAGGCAAACGGTTCGATTTTGATCTGCGGAGACTATTTGACGGTACTGAAAGCCGCCTTGTAGCCTCATCAATACCATCAATAGTTAGCCAAGCTGGCTAACTGCGAGCTATTCAGCCAGATTGATCTCTCCGATGCTTTCCTGCAGGTGGAAATTGATGAAGCAAGCCGCGGTCTGTTAACGGTAAACCCTGGACCGTGGACTGTACCACTACAACCACCTCCCACCAGGTGTAAAGATCGCTCCAGGAGCATTCCAGCAGCTCATCGACACGATACTCACCGGTCTCAAGGGAACATCCGGCTATATGAACGACATCGTAGTCGATGGTGCAAACGAAGAGGAGCACGATCGTAATCTGAAAGCGGTCCTACAGCGCATTGAAGATTTTGGATTTACGATCTGAGCGGAAAAATGTTCATTCCGAAAACGTCAGATTCAGTATCTGTGCCACGTCATCGACCATAAATACCGAAAATCGAAGCGATTACCAAGCTACTGCCTCTCCCACTGACGTCTCTGGAGTCCACTCGTTCCTCGATGCAATCAACTATGTATTATGGAAAGTTTGTGCCGAACATGCGCGGATGGCGCGCTATCCTCTCGACAATCTGCTCAAATCAGAAGCAGCAAAATTCGTGTGGAATCAAGATTGTCAGCAAGCATTCGACAATTTCAAACGAATTCTCTCATCGGACCTGCTTCTCACCCAGTACAATTCGAAGTTGGACATCATTGTGGCAACTGATGCTTCATCTATTGGCCTCGGAACAACGATCAGCCATATTTTTCCAGATGGATCAGTGAAAGTGGTGCAGCACGCTTCAAGAGCACTCACCAAGGTGGAACAATACTACAGTCAGCCGGATCGTAAAGGTCTTGCCATTATATGACCGATTCAGTACCCAGCCAGTCAGCGAACCCAGTTTATTTCTATACCCGAACACCTCGTCAAACACAAAACCATGTTTAAAATTATAGaaaagttttaaaattgttttcttgTTTAACGATTTTGCATTCCACAATAGTAAAACGAAAGCGTGAGCCTAACATGCCATGTGCCAGCGTTAATCGATagttttctttggagttttccaccatgaatatatatgaatatatggtactaccacctgccttaacAGAACATcagttcatagcaatgagcctatcatgtcaaaaagagttgaacatcttcaacgattggtcatacttcccaactcttgtatgaagggtcaaaagggaattggtcgataagcaacatcacttacacgtaccagggatttagagaatctccttccaagggctaagtcacctgagtcaatcgttgcataaaccgtcttaatgcagaatgactccagcaagAGGGGAGAaaagcccgctcattatccacgatgtgttgttaatcgggccaagattaaccctagaaaggtgactgtttcactctccctaggcccaccgcttcaaacaagtgctctgatggtccctccctcttcccgattctagtttatttatgaaatgtggtatatatgggtaaaaatagaacaatctcaccaacagtccttcgaatggaatagagttgcatccttttagtttccataaatgcttctaataattaatttaatttttcttctggtatccaatatccatgtgcagtattaacactcgtattggccaaagttttcactatatagcagtaaatgcttcataagctaaaacgaaaaaaataattaaaataacttatattatgcttaacaagatcgtgtggctccgccgtctaccCAAAACCTCCATTATGACATCAGGCAGCCGGGAgtcacacagtatcgcacctcctagcttggctactcaatagagcattaccgggtatggccacgtggaggcgctaggtaggggcttgggatagctagagctatattggacactcctcatttgccttccccatttcataccctttctTTTGAGTTTTCCACCATCACGAAAAATTCCGCAAATAGCTTTTTCCGGATATTTTCCCTGGATTGTTGAAAAAGTTGGTTTAAAGTccatttaaagttttttttattctgcgttgtttggttcaagagttatgatTTTTTTATTAAGTCACAAACAGACATTACTCTTGAATTGGAACATTACTCTTGGAATTATCGTCACGCACCttttgcctgaacactagcaccatctaagATCGAATTTacaaatacagtgggatttcgaatttggcattgttcaattttggcaacaaaaatatccgtttttggcaacacaaaatattttacttccaaaaatattcgagaaaataatgccctactgtgttacctgactcataacgactGTACGTTATATACGagggagggtctcgtaactcactaactttgtggtttttcgtttaattgatcataaattcgaatagagtataaaaatatcaactatataacataagaaattacatgtttactccatagctaaaagcatgagagattttagaatttcggaaataggggttcgttatgagtcaggtagcACAGTAAGTGTGTTTATGAAAAAAGTtcgcggttatagaatgttttgaacaatattttttattgacgtaggactacgtcttaccgcaggtcgccaaaaacttaagTGCACCGCAtttagctcttggcggattttgtgaacataaaaaggttgcaatcgttgatttaacatttagtcaatttctaacgtatttacattcaattttttcatatcaaaaaagggtctcgattttggcacggtttcgattttggcagcataggcgacacgcatttgttgccaaattcgaaattcaaCTGTATCCAAttacaacaggagtatccctcgaacaaGCAAGTGTTTTATACGGAGACATTAATAGAGGATAGAGGATATAGAGGAATTGCCATTCTCTCGGCCATACCTAAAATGTTTGAATCTCTGGTATATGAGCAATTGTATCTTATAATTGAaccaaaaatttcaagttttcaacATGGTTTCCTTAAAAAACGCTCAACGGTAACGAATTTGGCAGAATTTGTCTCGATAACTGCGCAATGGATGATGAATGGTTATCAGGTGGATACAATCTACGCGGATATGTCGAAGGCGTTTGATGTAATTAATATAGATGCGATTACAACTGTGTTACCAAAATATGGAATAGGCGGAATGAATCTGCAGTGGATAGACGATTATTTAAGAAATCGATCGCAATATGTCAAGATTGATAAAAGCAAATCAATGTCGTATCCCGTTTGGTCTGGTGTACCTTTACTTTTCGTAACTATCATGAACGAGCTTCCGGAACTACTTCCCGATGTTTACATCCTAATTTATGCCGACGATGTTAAGATTTTTCTCCCAGTAAAATGCATGAATGATTGTCGCATACTTCAAGATAGCGTCGATCGGTTCGGCGGTTTTTGCGAAATGTTTGGTCTCAGAGTGAATACAACGAAGTGCAGCGTGGTTTCGTTCActcgaaaaccaaacaaattgtTGTCTGAGTATCTAATAgaagcagggcttgaaaagggatcgcaagttgaatgtgactgccgtgaatgcgaactttctgcattcaaactccgctttttgaacgatcatttgactgttttttttaatccagtcaatctgccgcttgcgctgctgccgtcttacaattcatgcggcatctcagcaaaaacaaacagtcgatctcccgttttgctttgcgctttgagaatataaactgcaaactgactggaagcatacggtgacgtattttttcgtttctctttttgtctccaaatcggctgctcacagtaatagtttgtcacccggacgtcggtcggacgcaagcaaaatattcgtttgtattggacgg is part of the Sabethes cyaneus chromosome 2, idSabCyanKW18_F2, whole genome shotgun sequence genome and harbors:
- the LOC128733736 gene encoding uncharacterized protein K02A2.6-like, producing the protein MLRLWQNRASGRILCKCEVAEIIKESKKYTVSSKIITVNVCGVETHRFVPVSFPGENISELFSEKIGLCQKTKINLELKEQRKPVFCPKRPVAYAMLDAVNQELDGLEQLNIISPVDYSEWAAPIVVVRKANGSILICGDYLTLAKLANCELFSQIDLSDAFLQVEIDEASRGVKIAPGAFQQLIDTILTGLKGTSGYMNDIVVDGANEEEHDRNLKAVLQRIEDFGFTI